The following are encoded in a window of Pseudomonas multiresinivorans genomic DNA:
- a CDS encoding phosphatase PAP2 family protein yields the protein MNRTLLAVATLAASAALIGCAGAPQMSWDRVGDSAQRAVTSADVWAPVAGAAVIAAGNWDHKWQKSASNHDWFFGGDANQAADRMLNLATGLSVVSALVASPKDVSTEEKWSWRGRNLTLLAADRYAVTGFVEEAKEWSGRERPDGIPDDSFPSKHTAVTAVHNSFTRRNLDYIDMNPTWRYTAKAGLYTLDGLTALSRVEGDKHYPTDVLVGMAVGNFFANFTYNLFLEGPESERYNVAVVPETGGGMSLRAAMLF from the coding sequence ATGAATCGGACTTTGCTGGCAGTTGCCACCCTGGCGGCCAGCGCCGCGCTCATCGGTTGCGCAGGGGCACCGCAGATGAGCTGGGATCGGGTGGGGGATTCGGCGCAGCGCGCGGTCACCAGTGCCGACGTCTGGGCACCTGTGGCTGGCGCGGCGGTGATCGCCGCAGGCAATTGGGACCACAAGTGGCAGAAATCGGCGAGCAATCACGACTGGTTCTTCGGCGGCGACGCCAACCAGGCCGCCGACCGCATGCTCAACCTCGCTACCGGCCTGAGCGTCGTCAGCGCCCTGGTGGCTTCGCCCAAGGACGTGAGCACCGAGGAGAAATGGAGCTGGCGCGGGCGCAACCTGACCTTGCTGGCGGCGGACCGCTACGCGGTGACCGGTTTCGTCGAGGAGGCCAAGGAATGGTCCGGGCGCGAGCGGCCGGACGGAATCCCCGATGACTCCTTCCCGTCCAAGCACACCGCCGTGACGGCCGTGCACAACAGCTTCACCCGCCGCAACCTGGACTATATCGACATGAATCCGACCTGGCGCTACACCGCCAAGGCCGGGCTCTACACCCTCGACGGGCTGACCGCGCTGTCGCGTGTGGAGGGGGACAAGCACTACCCCACCGACGTGCTGGTCGGGATGGCGGTGGGCAACTTCTTCGCCAACTTCACCTACAACCTGTTCCTCGAGGGGCCGGAAAGCGAGCGCTACAACGTGGCGGTGGTCCCGGAAACCGGCGGTGGCATGAGCCTGCGCGCGGCGATGCTGTTCTGA
- a CDS encoding malic enzyme-like NAD(P)-binding protein has product MSDLKTAALEYHAQPRPGKLSVELTKPTVTARDLSLAYSPGVAEPVREIARDPELAFKYTGKGNLVAVISDGTAILGLGNLGPLASKPVMEGKGVLFKRFAGVDVFDIEVDAESPQAFIDTVKRISITFGGINLEDIKAPECFEIERALIEQCDIPVFHDDQHGTAIVTAAGMLNALEIAGKKLETAKIVCLGAGAAAISCMKLLVSMGAKVENIYMIDRQGVIHAGRNDLNQYKAVFATETDKRTLSDALEGADVFVGLSGANLLSAEDLQRMAPNPIVFACSNPDPEIKPELAHATRNDVIMATGRSDYPNQVNNVLGFPFIFRGALDVRATRINEEMKIAAALALRDLAKLPVPKDVCDAYGVTALEFGREYIIPKPMDKRLITVVSDAVAKAAIETGVATLPYPKHYPLQSVEDVFKG; this is encoded by the coding sequence ATGTCTGATCTCAAGACCGCTGCCCTCGAATATCACGCCCAACCCCGCCCCGGAAAACTGAGCGTCGAGCTGACCAAGCCGACCGTGACCGCCCGCGACCTGTCGCTGGCGTACAGCCCAGGTGTCGCCGAGCCGGTCCGCGAAATCGCGCGTGACCCCGAGCTCGCCTTCAAGTACACCGGCAAGGGCAACCTGGTCGCGGTCATTTCCGACGGCACCGCCATCCTCGGCCTGGGCAACCTCGGCCCGCTGGCCTCCAAGCCGGTCATGGAAGGCAAGGGCGTCCTGTTCAAGCGCTTCGCCGGTGTCGACGTATTCGACATCGAAGTCGACGCCGAGAGCCCGCAGGCCTTCATCGATACCGTCAAGCGCATCTCCATCACCTTCGGCGGCATCAACCTGGAAGACATCAAGGCACCCGAGTGCTTCGAGATCGAGCGCGCCCTGATCGAACAGTGCGACATCCCGGTGTTCCACGATGACCAGCACGGCACCGCCATCGTGACCGCCGCCGGCATGCTCAACGCCCTGGAAATCGCCGGCAAGAAGCTGGAAACCGCGAAGATCGTCTGCCTCGGCGCCGGCGCCGCCGCCATCTCCTGCATGAAGCTGCTGGTGAGCATGGGCGCCAAGGTCGAGAACATCTACATGATCGACCGCCAGGGCGTGATCCACGCCGGCCGTAACGACCTGAACCAGTACAAGGCGGTGTTCGCCACCGAGACCGACAAGCGCACTCTGTCCGACGCCCTGGAAGGCGCCGACGTGTTCGTTGGCCTGTCCGGCGCCAACCTGCTCAGCGCCGAAGACCTCCAGCGCATGGCGCCGAACCCGATCGTCTTCGCCTGCTCGAACCCGGACCCGGAAATCAAGCCGGAACTGGCCCACGCCACCCGCAACGACGTGATCATGGCCACCGGCCGTTCGGACTACCCGAACCAGGTCAACAACGTGCTCGGCTTCCCCTTCATCTTCCGCGGTGCCCTGGACGTGCGCGCCACCCGCATCAACGAAGAAATGAAGATCGCTGCCGCCCTGGCCCTGCGTGACCTGGCCAAGCTGCCGGTGCCCAAGGACGTGTGCGACGCCTACGGCGTAACCGCCCTGGAATTCGGCCGCGAGTACATCATTCCGAAGCCGATGGACAAGCGCCTGATCACCGTCGTCTCCGACGCCGTGGCCAAGGCTGCCATCGAGACCGGTGTGGCGACTCTGCCGTATCCGAAGCACTACCCGCTGCAGTCGGTGGAAGACGTCTTCAAAGGCTGA
- a CDS encoding substrate-binding periplasmic protein produces MPLRLLLILLFLCVSCAAQAGEVLRIAADRWPPYADRQLPGNGVAVHLVQAALKRAGYASEYIEVPWPRVLHGVANGEYDLVADAWYTPERESFGVYSEPYLVNRVRLIKRLGSPIVFGNLTDLYPYRIAMVRGYAYSEAFDNDPKLQRVSVFSFVNAALMLQAGRVDLTLEDEITARVHFNGDLAELKGQLEFLPVPLAENGLHILVGRHNPHHAEIVAAFNKAIREMRADGSYDQLMREHGL; encoded by the coding sequence ATGCCGCTGCGCCTGTTGCTGATCCTGCTGTTCCTGTGCGTTTCCTGCGCGGCGCAAGCCGGCGAAGTGCTGCGCATCGCCGCGGATCGCTGGCCGCCCTACGCGGACCGCCAGTTGCCCGGCAATGGCGTGGCCGTGCACCTGGTACAGGCGGCACTCAAGCGCGCCGGCTATGCCAGCGAATACATCGAGGTGCCCTGGCCGCGCGTGCTGCACGGTGTGGCGAACGGCGAGTACGACCTGGTGGCGGACGCCTGGTATACGCCGGAGCGGGAGTCCTTCGGCGTGTATTCCGAGCCCTACCTGGTCAACCGCGTGCGCCTGATCAAGCGCCTGGGTTCGCCCATCGTCTTTGGCAATCTGACCGATCTGTATCCGTACCGCATCGCCATGGTGCGTGGCTACGCCTACTCCGAGGCCTTCGACAATGACCCGAAGCTGCAGCGGGTGTCGGTGTTCAGCTTCGTCAACGCGGCGCTGATGCTGCAGGCCGGGCGGGTGGACCTGACGCTGGAAGACGAGATCACCGCGCGCGTGCATTTCAACGGCGACCTCGCCGAACTCAAGGGGCAGCTGGAATTCCTGCCGGTGCCGCTGGCCGAGAACGGCCTGCACATCCTCGTCGGCCGGCATAACCCGCACCATGCCGAGATAGTCGCGGCCTTCAACAAGGCGATCCGCGAGATGCGTGCGGATGGCAGCTACGACCAGCTGATGCGCGAGCACGGTCTCTGA
- the yccS gene encoding YccS family putative transporter has translation MFSSPLLQSLQRLWALDKFAYSLRVFVALSGVMLACWLQGRPELVIPLFLGVIASALAETDDHWLGRLQALLVTLACFSIASLAVELLFPYPSLFVAGLALSTFAMTLLGALGERYAAIASATLILSIYTMIGVDQRGGTPTDFWREPLLLVAGAGWYGLLSVLWNALFANQPVQQSLAKLFLELGEYLKIKSTLLEPLRHLDVQAQRLALARQNGRVVVALNQAKETILARLSHGRPSPKISRYLKLYFIAQDVHERASSSHYPYNQLAEAFFHSDVLFRCQRLLNQQGKACKALAKAIQLRQPFDYNDSELALADLNASLEHLRQQGNPAWRGLLRSLGALAANLTTLDRKLSGASNPDALDDEQDSTLLDRSPRSFKDALERIRLQISPTSLLFRHALRLSLALAAGYGVLHLIHPTQGYWIMLTTVFVCQPNYGATRIRLVQRILGTLVGLVAGWALIDLFPNPLIQSLLAVVAGVAFFATRSTRYTLATAAITLLVLFCFNQVGDGYGLILPRLFDTLLGALIAGIAVFLVLPDWHGRSLHRLVGGTLACNSRYLREIMQQYANGKRDDLAYRTARRNAHNADATLSTTLSNMLLEPGHFRKDAEIGFRFLVLSHTLLSYLSALGAHRNQLPPDVNDDLIAEAAERLTASLDDIAARLNERRPVAIYSDEEDTLAKRLEELPDEQDDAHRLVQTQLALICRQLTPLRTLAAHLLKKDIGAEQTEAA, from the coding sequence ATGTTCTCCTCCCCACTGCTCCAGTCTCTGCAGCGCCTCTGGGCGCTGGACAAGTTCGCCTACAGCCTGCGGGTATTCGTTGCCCTCAGCGGGGTCATGCTCGCGTGCTGGCTGCAGGGCCGACCGGAGCTGGTGATCCCGCTGTTCCTCGGGGTCATCGCCAGCGCCCTGGCGGAAACCGACGATCACTGGCTCGGCCGCCTGCAGGCGCTGCTGGTGACGCTGGCCTGCTTCAGCATCGCCTCGCTGGCGGTGGAACTGCTGTTCCCCTACCCATCCCTTTTTGTCGCCGGGCTGGCGCTTTCGACCTTCGCGATGACGCTGCTCGGAGCCCTGGGCGAGCGCTACGCGGCTATCGCCTCGGCGACGCTGATCCTGTCGATCTACACCATGATCGGCGTCGACCAGCGCGGCGGTACGCCCACCGACTTCTGGCGCGAACCGCTGCTGCTGGTTGCCGGCGCCGGCTGGTACGGGCTGCTCTCGGTACTCTGGAACGCGCTGTTTGCCAACCAGCCGGTGCAGCAGAGCCTGGCGAAACTCTTCCTCGAACTGGGCGAGTACCTGAAGATCAAGTCGACCCTGCTGGAGCCACTGCGCCACCTTGATGTCCAGGCCCAGCGCTTGGCCCTGGCGCGGCAGAACGGCCGTGTGGTGGTGGCGCTGAACCAGGCCAAGGAGACCATCCTGGCGCGGCTCTCCCACGGCAGACCGAGCCCGAAGATCAGCCGCTACCTGAAGCTCTATTTCATCGCCCAGGACGTCCACGAGCGCGCCAGCTCCTCGCACTATCCGTACAACCAGTTGGCCGAAGCGTTTTTCCACAGCGACGTACTGTTCCGCTGCCAGCGCCTGCTCAACCAGCAGGGCAAGGCGTGCAAGGCACTGGCGAAGGCGATCCAGCTGCGCCAACCGTTCGACTACAACGACAGCGAACTGGCCCTCGCCGACCTCAACGCCTCGCTGGAACACCTGCGCCAGCAGGGTAATCCGGCCTGGCGCGGCCTGCTGCGCTCCCTCGGCGCCCTGGCGGCCAACCTCACCACGCTGGACCGCAAGCTCAGCGGCGCGAGCAATCCCGATGCGCTGGACGACGAACAGGACAGCACCTTGCTGGACCGCTCGCCGCGCTCGTTCAAGGATGCCCTGGAGCGCATCCGCCTGCAGATTTCGCCGACCTCGCTGCTGTTCCGCCACGCCCTGCGCCTATCGCTGGCGCTGGCTGCCGGCTACGGCGTGCTGCACCTGATCCACCCAACCCAGGGTTACTGGATCATGCTCACCACGGTATTCGTCTGCCAGCCGAACTACGGCGCCACGCGCATCCGGCTGGTGCAGCGGATACTCGGCACGCTGGTCGGTCTGGTGGCCGGCTGGGCGCTGATCGACCTGTTCCCCAACCCGCTGATCCAGTCGCTGCTGGCGGTGGTGGCCGGGGTCGCCTTCTTCGCCACGCGGAGTACCCGCTACACCCTGGCGACGGCGGCGATCACCCTGCTGGTGCTGTTCTGCTTCAACCAGGTGGGCGACGGCTACGGGCTGATCCTGCCGCGTCTGTTCGATACCCTGCTCGGCGCGCTGATCGCTGGCATCGCGGTGTTCCTGGTGCTACCCGACTGGCACGGGCGCAGCCTGCACCGGCTGGTCGGCGGCACCCTGGCCTGCAACAGTCGCTACCTGCGGGAAATCATGCAGCAGTACGCCAACGGCAAGCGCGACGACCTCGCCTACCGCACCGCTCGGCGCAACGCGCACAACGCCGACGCGACGCTCTCCACCACGCTGTCGAACATGCTGCTGGAGCCCGGCCACTTCCGGAAGGACGCGGAGATCGGCTTCCGCTTCCTGGTGCTGTCCCACACCCTGCTCAGCTACCTCTCCGCCCTTGGCGCGCACCGCAACCAGCTGCCGCCGGACGTCAACGACGACCTCATCGCCGAGGCCGCCGAGCGCCTCACCGCCAGCCTCGACGACATCGCCGCGCGCCTCAACGAGCGGCGCCCGGTAGCTATCTACAGCGACGAGGAAGACACGCTGGCCAAGCGCCTGGAAGAACTGCCCGATGAACAGGACGACGCCCACCGCCTGGTGCAGACCCAGCTGGCACTCATCTGCCGACAGCTCACGCCATTGCGCACCCTGGCGGCGCACCTGCTGAAGAAGGACATCGGCGCGGAGCAGACCGAAGCCGCCTGA
- a CDS encoding M48 family metalloprotease, producing MSVRSFGILVLLALLCVLGGCATNPATGKSDFVMMSEQSELEMGQKYSQEIAKQYPRYEDAKLQAYVQQVGERVARAGDRPQLQYHFTVIDTPDINAFALPGGYIYIHRGLMAYLGSEAELAAVLGHEVGHVTARHSVKQQSQSSAWSILGQAVALGTGVGAAADLTNVLGTAFVRGYGRDMELEADGLGAKYLARAGYDPTAMIQVVRVLKNQEDFARDEAARKGQAAQPVGYHGLFDTHPDNDERLKQVLGPAQALAGSGQREVAAERYLKAIDGMPFGDSAASGVRRGQSFYHSELDFTLTYPSGWGILNQPTALVGYTADQQAYIGMKLVPRDGQLTPAEYLRKGAGGRLSNEESFQQNGLDVATGVVPGNPARRAAVVYQKDHAYLFIGVVKGRASLESEDDHFMQVIRSFRPMRADEQKLAQPRRIAVVQVKSGQTVEQFAKAETGPESDSINRIRLLNDLYPTGQPKPGDWLKVVR from the coding sequence ATGAGCGTGCGCTCGTTCGGAATCCTGGTGCTGCTGGCGCTGCTGTGCGTCCTCGGCGGTTGCGCCACCAACCCGGCCACCGGCAAGTCTGACTTCGTGATGATGAGCGAGCAGAGCGAACTGGAGATGGGCCAGAAGTACAGCCAGGAAATCGCCAAGCAGTACCCGCGCTATGAGGATGCCAAGCTGCAGGCCTACGTCCAGCAGGTTGGCGAGCGGGTCGCCCGTGCCGGCGACCGGCCGCAGCTGCAGTATCACTTCACGGTCATCGACACTCCCGACATCAACGCCTTCGCCCTGCCCGGCGGCTACATCTATATCCACCGCGGGCTGATGGCGTATCTGGGCTCGGAGGCGGAACTGGCCGCCGTGCTCGGCCACGAGGTCGGCCACGTGACCGCGCGGCATAGCGTCAAGCAGCAGAGCCAGTCCAGCGCCTGGAGCATCCTCGGCCAGGCCGTGGCCCTCGGCACCGGTGTCGGCGCTGCCGCCGACCTCACCAACGTGCTTGGCACCGCCTTCGTGCGTGGCTATGGCCGCGACATGGAGCTGGAGGCCGACGGTCTGGGCGCCAAGTACCTGGCTCGCGCCGGCTACGACCCGACCGCCATGATCCAGGTGGTGCGGGTGCTGAAGAACCAGGAAGACTTCGCCCGCGACGAGGCGGCGCGCAAGGGCCAGGCGGCCCAGCCGGTCGGCTACCACGGGCTGTTCGACACCCACCCGGACAACGATGAGCGCCTCAAGCAGGTCCTCGGCCCGGCCCAGGCCCTGGCCGGCAGTGGCCAGCGCGAAGTCGCTGCCGAGCGCTACCTGAAAGCCATCGACGGCATGCCCTTCGGCGATTCCGCCGCCAGCGGCGTGCGCCGCGGGCAGAGCTTCTACCACTCGGAACTGGACTTCACCCTGACCTACCCGTCCGGCTGGGGCATCCTCAACCAGCCGACCGCGCTGGTGGGCTACACCGCCGACCAGCAGGCCTACATCGGCATGAAGCTGGTGCCGCGCGATGGCCAGTTGACTCCGGCGGAGTACCTGCGAAAAGGCGCTGGCGGGCGGTTATCGAACGAAGAAAGCTTCCAGCAGAACGGTCTCGACGTCGCCACTGGCGTGGTTCCCGGCAATCCGGCCCGTCGCGCGGCGGTGGTCTACCAGAAGGACCACGCCTACCTGTTCATCGGTGTGGTCAAAGGTCGCGCCTCGCTGGAGAGCGAGGACGATCACTTCATGCAGGTCATCCGCAGCTTCCGGCCGATGCGCGCCGACGAGCAGAAACTCGCGCAACCGCGCCGGATCGCCGTCGTTCAGGTCAAATCCGGGCAGACTGTCGAGCAGTTCGCGAAGGCTGAAACCGGTCCGGAATCTGACTCGATAAATCGTATACGTTTATTGAATGACTTGTATCCAACTGGTCAGCCAAAACCGGGCGACTGGCTGAAAGTCGTACGCTAG